TATCTTTTACGAATTTTAAAGAAATTCTTCAAATTTGCAAAGGTGGTTTGGGAAAAGAGGGTTTTGAGTGCGAGATTGCACAAAAGGAAAAAGGGTCTCTTCTTGTTGGGCAATTGAAATTGACCAATATTTTACAGGCATATAATATAACATCGTTAAAAGAAGAAAAATTAATGGTTAAAATAGAAACAAACAGGCCTGTATGGGAAATGAAAACAGAATCCGACGTCATTGACAAATTCGGTTTTCTTTTTACAATTTTATTAATGGAAAAAGGCTCGCTCTTTTCTGAAAAACTTTGCGCTCTTTTCAGCCGCAACAGGGGAAGAGATATCTACGATACAATATTTATGCTGCAAAAAAGATTTCCTATAGATAGTTCTATTTTACAAATAAAAGGCTGGAAAGATGACCCTAAACAGATGATTTTAAAACAC
This genomic interval from bacterium contains the following:
- a CDS encoding nucleotidyl transferase AbiEii/AbiGii toxin family protein, with protein sequence MLTFEGLMEQAKLSGLPLNKQRAIVREYAQTIILKAIYQSDFGRKIFFMGGTALRFAYGLKRFSEDLDFNTRSVSFTNFKEILQICKGGLGKEGFECEIAQKEKGSLLVGQLKLTNILQAYNITSLKEEKLMVKIETNRPVWEMKTESDVIDKFGFLFTILLMEKGSLFSEKLCALFSRNRGRDIYDTIFMLQKRFPIDSSILQIKGWKDDPKQMILKHVEKIDNKELIRLARQVEPFLLNEEEKDFVINAGTYIKAILNSYGNV